The Candidatus Atribacteria bacterium ADurb.Bin276 genome contains the following window.
ACCCCTCCAAGGAGGGGAATTGTTGAATTTATTCTTTATCTTTTTTATCATTTTTCACTCGTTCCTGTTTTTTCAAGATAGACCCTCATATCACATCGTGAAACCAGATGAGGATGAAAACCAAGATTCCACATGCCATGGCATGTCGCTACGTTAATTAAAGAATGGGCACAATACATTGTGCCCCTACATTTTTTTAATTCTTTTGTAGGGGGCTTGATTTATCATGCCCGTGGTTTTTCAGGATAGACCCTCATGCCACGTTGTGGCACTAAATGAGGATGAAAATATCTATACGCCGATCAATTTCCCCCTTTAGAAAAGGGGGTTAGGGGGATTTGAATTAAGTGTTAACTATGTGTCTGGAACTTTCTGTTACCTATGTGTCCGGATCATACCTTCCCTATCACCCACGCTTTCCCCACCAATAAAAAGAGAATTAAGAGAAATAAAAAAGGACATAGATGATTTTGCGATTTTCTGAATCAGAGTGGATTATAATAAGCAAAGTTTAAAGAAAGGAGCTGATGGTTACGGTTCGGAAAAGAATGAAAGCCCAAGTTGAACCTTATGGATCTTATGATGTTATTGTCTGTGGTGGTGGTCCTGCAGGTATTGCTGCTGCATACTCTGCTGCGCTCTTAGGGGTAAAGGTTGTTCTTTTGGAGCAATATGGATTTTTAGGAGGAATGGCGACTTCTGGTCTACCGATATTGACTTTCCATAATATGAAAGGCGATCAAATCATTGGTGGATTTGCCCAGTTGTTCGTCGATTACCTAAAAAAACTGGGAGGTACGCCAGGGCATGTTCCGCTCCAACAGGGACATATGAAAACCATTACCCCTATTGATCCGGAAAAAGTGAAAATTGCAGCCCAGGAACTTCTTTTGGAGCAAAAGGTTGAGATTCTTCACCATTGCTTGGCTGTAGAGCCTTTGCTGAGGAATAACCAGGTCAAAGGAGTTTTTTTTGAGAGCAAGGGTGGTCGTTTTTATTTAGAGGGGAAAATTATTATCGATTGTACTGGGGACGCTGATATTATTGCAAAAGCCGGAATGGATTTTGAATTGGGAGATGATTCGGGGAATTGTCAACCAATGACGATGATTTTTAAAATAGATGGCATCGACAGTCAAAAAGCTTTTCAATTAACCGACGAGGAGATTGTAGTTAATCCTCATCCCGATCCTCATTCCGGTTTTGCCCCTATTTTTCATATCACAACTCAATTTAAACCCTGGCAAAAAATAATTGAAAAAGAAGGCCTCTTCGACGGAATTGCCGACCATCGTGCCTGGTTGATGTGCCTATATCAAGGAGAAATGTTTATCAACACCATAAAAATCATCGCTGATTCACTTGACCCTGCTGCCCTCTCATTGGCTGAAATATCGGCACGGCGTGAAGCTCATCAAATCTTTAAATTTCTAAAACAACATATTCCTGGTTTCGAAAATGCTCATCTCTCTTTAACTCCAGTGAAAATAGGGATTCGAGAATCACGGCGGATAATTGGAGATTATTCTTTAAATAAAGAAGATATCTTATTAGGCAAAAAATACCAAGACACCATCGCCTGGTGTGGCTATCCTATCGATGTTCACAAGCAGGATCGGATCGATTCCTATTTTCAATATGTCGAGGATCAAGGTGAATACGGTATTCCCTTCCGTTGTTTAATACCTCGGGAGCTGGAAAATATTCTGGTTGCTGGCCGCTCCATATCGGCAACTCATGAAGCCATGGCATCCTTCCGGGTGATGGCACCTTGTATGGCAATCGGTCAAGCAGCGGGAGTAGCAAGCGCTTTAACTGTTCAAGAAGGGTCTTCTTCTCTTCGGAAGATTCCGGTAGATGTTTTACAGAGAACTTTAAAAGAACAAGGGGCAATTTTATAAAAATAATGCGTGCCTGATTTTTCTCCGCCGGGCACGCATTATACGAATTAAATTTATGCAATTTAAATCATTATTTTGATAACTTTTGAAAACGCCTCCATAAAATAAATTAACTTATTCGTTGTACACCCGAATTTCGTAAATCCGCGCTGAAGGGTCTCCATGGGTAGCGTAGATCTCGATTTGGAGTTTTTGAGTTGTGATAGGTGAAAACCGATGGATTCTTCTTCTTTGGTAATTGTCATGGCAGTGGAGGATTTCCTTCCAGGTACCCTGAGTATCATAAGATATAGAATAGTCTTTGACACACTCCGGAAAACAATAGAGAGG
Protein-coding sequences here:
- a CDS encoding ribulose-1,5-biphosphate synthetase, encoding MVTVRKRMKAQVEPYGSYDVIVCGGGPAGIAAAYSAALLGVKVVLLEQYGFLGGMATSGLPILTFHNMKGDQIIGGFAQLFVDYLKKLGGTPGHVPLQQGHMKTITPIDPEKVKIAAQELLLEQKVEILHHCLAVEPLLRNNQVKGVFFESKGGRFYLEGKIIIDCTGDADIIAKAGMDFELGDDSGNCQPMTMIFKIDGIDSQKAFQLTDEEIVVNPHPDPHSGFAPIFHITTQFKPWQKIIEKEGLFDGIADHRAWLMCLYQGEMFINTIKIIADSLDPAALSLAEISARREAHQIFKFLKQHIPGFENAHLSLTPVKIGIRESRRIIGDYSLNKEDILLGKKYQDTIAWCGYPIDVHKQDRIDSYFQYVEDQGEYGIPFRCLIPRELENILVAGRSISATHEAMASFRVMAPCMAIGQAAGVASALTVQEGSSSLRKIPVDVLQRTLKEQGAIL